Proteins from a single region of Trypanosoma brucei brucei TREU927 chromosome 7, complete sequence:
- a CDS encoding adenine phosphoribosyltransferase, putative, whose protein sequence is MSQYDAILTERHPHHFTLADTHPLAKELHANIFGESDLTHANCAHVYDISSLTEKPALFRKVIEFLKCRYETMGDTGPTHIIGVESRGYIIGAPLAVALGIPFVTARVTKRFPSSFVPEGDDLKYLPMSRSIRNDSIPPRARVLIVDDFIGTGSTMLAALRLADIVAAQVVEVLTVCDVASLGGIKIIRESDDEMFKETPIFTLIHFKLSPREAEEQLEFVNSYITRSRL, encoded by the coding sequence ATGTCACAGTATGATGCGATTCTGACTGAGCGTCACCCACATCACTTCACGCTGGCAGATACCCATCCGCTAGCCAAGGAACTGCATGCCAATATCTTTGGAGAATCGGATTTAACACATGCCAATTGTGCTCACGTATACGACATCAGCAGTCTTACCGAAAAGCCGGCGCTCTTTCGAAAGGTCATCGAGTTCCTCAAATGCCGCTATGAAACGATGGGTGACACCGGTCCAACACACATCATTGGAGTGGAATCACGCGGTTACATCATTGGGGCCCCTCTGGCAGTGGCGCTTGGTATTCCATTCGTAACCGCCCGTGTGACGAAACGgtttccctcttcatttGTACCTGAAGGTGACGATTTGAAGTATTTGCCGATGTCACGCTCTATCCGAAATGACAGCATTCCTCCGCGTGCGCGTGTGTTGATTGTTGACGATTTCATTGGTACGGGAAGCACAATGCTTGCCGCACTGCGACTTGCAGATATTGTGGCTGCTCAAGTAGTAGAAGTTCTTACCGTCTGTGATGTGGCCTCGTTGGGGGGTATCAAAATTATACGTGAATCCGATGATGAAATGTTCAAAGAGACGCCTATCTTTACTTTGATTCACTTCAAACTCTCCCCGCGGGAGGCTGAAGAGCAACTTGAATTCGTTAACTCATACATTACCAGGTCACGACTGTGA